One Nerophis ophidion isolate RoL-2023_Sa unplaced genomic scaffold, RoL_Noph_v1.0 HiC_scaffold_160, whole genome shotgun sequence genomic window carries:
- the LOC133547708 gene encoding guanylyl cyclase C-like has translation MQTKVYLMIWRVRVLEYCFLTSLCSLLTEAASLNIVVIVLAVTVVVVAFIAFIFYRQNRRDRLRRKRFSDSHIPSELVTLLEDNSLNQVVLEIEKERKNKVFKIRRALYDKKIVILKELNHSDGNFNETQKMELNALLQVDYNNLTKFYGTVKLDEGVFGVFEYGERGSLRYVLNDKVSYPEETFMDWEFKISVMYDIAKGMSYLHASDIQVHGRLKSTNCVVDNRMVVKITDFGCNSFLKPGRDLWTAPEHLRKQGTSQKGDVYSFAIISQEIVLRKSTFYTKCCSDRAEKLSKVIMSYFRPDLDFDTASEKEHEVYMLIKSCWEEDAEKRPDFKKVENCLGKAISKIHNKDNESYMDNLIRRLQMYSRNLEHLVEERTVLYKAERDRADCLNFMLLPGPVVKSLKETGAVEPELYDEVTVYFSDIVGFTTLCQYSTPMEVVDMLNDIYKGFDSILDHHDVYKVETIGDSYMVASGLPRRNGNRHAVDICRMALDILAFMGTFQLRHLPGIPVWIRIGVHSGLCAAGVVGIKMPRYCLFGDTINTASRMESTGHPLRIHVSQPTIDILTRTDCKFEYEMRGETYLKGKGTETTYWLTGETGKDYDLPTPPTTENFQRLQQDLAHMILACLECRSQGSVRRRRTLLSESQDDRTDREPEVDPPEYLHLGTVDNTLSTFL, from the exons ATGCAGAcaaaggtgtacctaatgatatgGCGAGTTAGAGTATTAGAGTATTGTTTTCTCACCAGTTTATGTTCTCTGTTAACAGAAGCAGCGTCACTTAATATCGTCGTCATAGTTTTGGCGGTGACTGTGGTGGTTGTGGCTTTCATTGCCTTCATCTTCTACAG ACAGAACAGGAGAGATCGGCTGCGGAGGAAACGCTTCTCCGACTCGCACATCCCCTCTGAACTTGTCACCCTGTTGGAGGACAACTCATTGAACCAAGTTGTCCTGGAG ATTGAAAAAGAGAGGAAAAACAAAGTTTTTAAGATCCGCCGTGCGCTCTACGACAAGAAG ATTGTCATTCTGAAGGAGCTCAACCACTCAGATGGAAACTTCAATGAGACCCAGAAAATGGAGCTTAATGCT CTCTTGCAAGTCGACTATAACAACCTCACCAAGTTTTACGGCACAGTGAAGTTGGATGAGGGCGTGTTTGGGGTTTTTGAGTACGGTGAGCGGGGATCACTTAGG TACGTGCTGAATGACAAGGTCTCTTATCCGGAGGAGACGTTCATGGACTGGGAGTTTAAGATCTCTGTCATGTATGACATCGCCAAG gGCATGTCCTACCTGCATGCCAGTGACATCCAGGTGCATGGACGCCTTAAGTCCACCAACTGTGTGGTGGACAACCGCATGGTTGTGAAGATCACAGACTTTGGTTGCAACTCCTTTCTCAAGCCTGGCAGAg ACTTGTGGACAGCTCCAGAGCACCTCAGGAAGCAGGGTACTTCCCAAAAAGGAGACGTGTACAGCTTCGCCATTATTTCTCAGGAGATAGTTCTAAGAAAAAGTACCTTCTACACCAAATGCTGTTCTGACCGAGCAG AAAAACTGTCCAAGGTCATCATGTCCTACTTCAGGCCAGATCTAGACTTTGACACAGCTTCAGAGAAAGAACACGAA GTGTATATGCTGATAAAAAGTTGTTGGGAAGAGGATGCTGAGAAAAGACCTGACTTTAAGAAGGTAGAAAACTGTTTGGGCAAAGCCATCAG TAAAATTCACAACAAGGATAACGAGAGCTACATGGACAACTTGATTCGCCGGCTGCAGATGTATTCCAGAAACCTGGAGCACCTGGTGGAGGAGAGAACGGTGCTCTACAAAGCCGAGCGGGATCGAGCAGACTGCCTCAACTTCATGTTACTTCCTGG CCCCGTGGTGAAAAGCCTGAAGGAGACGGGCGCAGTGGAGCCTGAGCTGTACGACGAGGTGACCGTTTATTTCAGCGACATCGTAGGCTTTACCACGCTGTGCCAGTACAGCACACCCATGGAGGTCGTCGACATGCTCAATGACATCTACAAGGGCTTCGACAGCATCCTCGACCACCACGACGTCTACAAG GTGGAGACCATAGGCGATTCCTACATGGTGGCCTCCGGTCTCCCAAGGCGGAATGGCAACAGACACGCGGTGGATATCTGCCGCATGGCCTTGGACATTCTGGCCTTCATGGGCACCTTCCAGCTCCGACACCTGCCTGGCATCCCTGTGTGGATCCGCATCGGTGTGCACTCAG GTCTGTGCGCGGCAGGCGTGGTGGGGATAAAGATGCCCAGATATTGTTTATTTGGAGACACCATCAACACGGCGTCCCGCATGGAGTCCACCGGACACC CCCTGCGGATACACGTCAGTCAGCCCACCATTGATATTCTGACCAGGACGGACTGCAAGTTCGAGTACGAGATGAGAGGGGAAACATATCTGAAG GGTAAAGGAACAGAGACCACCTATTGGTTGACAGGTGAGACAGGAAAAGACTATGATCTACCAACTCCACCTACAAC AGAGAACTTCCAACGGCTCCAGCAGGACCTGGCCCACATGATCCTGGCTTGTCTGGAGTGCCGTTCCCAAGGCTCCGTGCGCAGAAGACGGACACTTTTAAGTGAAAGCCAGGACGACCGCACAGATCGAGAACCTGAGGTGGACCCTCCGGAATATTTGCATCTGGGCACTGTGGATAACACCCTCAGCACGTTCTTGTGA